GGCGGCAACTCTGAGGGAAATGGAAACAAAGGCGGTCGCGATCAAGGGCCACCTGATTTAGATGATATCTTCCGCAAACTGAGCAAAAAGCTCGGTGGTCTGGGCGGCGGTAAAGGCACCGGATCTGGCGGTGGCAGTTCATCGCAAGGCCCGCGCCCGCAGCTTGGCGGTCGTGTCGTTACCATCGCAGCGGCAGCGATTGTCATTATCTGGGCGGCCAGTGGTTTCTACACCATTAAAGAAGCCGAACGCGGCGTGGTAACACGCTTTGGCAAATTCAGCCATCTGGTTGAACCGGGTCTGAACTGGAAACCAACGTTTATCGACGAAGTAAAACCGGTGAACGTGGAAGCCGTGCGTGAACTGGCTGCTTCTGGTGTGATGCTGACGTCGGACGAGAACGTAGTGCGCGTTGAGATGAACGTGCAGTACCGCGTCACCAATCCGGAAAAATATCTTTATAGCGTGACCAGCCCGGATGACAGCCTGCGTCAGGCAACCGACAGCGCCCTGCGCGGGGTTATCGGTAAATACACCATGGACCGCATTCTGACGGAAGGTCGTACCGTGATTCGTAGCGATACTCAGCGCGAACTGGAAGAGACGATTCGTCCGTATGACATGGGCATCACGCTGCTGGACGTCAACTTCCAGGCAGCTCGTCCGCCGGAAGAAGTAAAAGCGGCGTTTGACGATGCGATTGCCGCGCGTGAAAACGAACAGCAATACATTCGTGAAGCAGAAGCGTATACCAACGAAGTTCAGCCGCGTGCGAACGGTCAGGCGCAACGTATCCTCGAAGAGGCGCGTGCGTACAAGGCCCAGACCATCCTGGAAGCTCAGGGTGAAGTGGCGCGCTTTGCTAAACTTCTGCCGGAATATAAAGCCGCGCCGGAAATTACTCGCGAGCGTCTGTATATCGAGACGATGGAAAAAGTGTTGGGCAACACCCGCAAAGTGCTGGTTAACGATAAAGGTGGCAACCTGATGGTTCTGCCGTTAGACCAGATGCTGAAAGGGGGTAACGCGCCTGCGGCGAAGAGCGACAACGGTGCCAGCAACCTGCTGCGTCTGCCGCCAGCCTCTTCCTCCACAACCAGTGGAGCAAGCAACACGTCGTCCACCAGTCAGGGCGATATTATGGACCAACGCCGCGCCAACGCGCAGCGTAACGACTACCAGCGTCAGGGGGAATAACGATGCGTAAGTCAGTTATCGCGATTATCATCATCGTGCTGGTAGTGCTTTACATGTCTGTCTTTGTCGTCAAAGAAGGTGAGCGCGGTATTACGCTGCGTTTTGGTAAGGTACTGCGTGACGATGACAACAAACCTCTGGTTTATGAGCCGGGTCTGCATTTCAAGATACCGTTCATTGAAACGGTGAAAATGCTCGACGCGCGTATTCAGACCATGGACAACCAGGCAGACCGCTTTGTGACCAAAGAGAAGAAAGACCTGATCGTCGACTCTTACATCAAATGGCGCATCAGCGATTTCAGCCGTTACTACCTGGCAACGGGCGGTGGCGACATTTCGCAAGCGGAAGTGCTGTTGAAACGTAAGTTCTCTGACCGTCTGCGTTCTGAAATTGGTCGCCTGGATGTGAAAGACATCGTCACCGATTCCCGTGGTCGTCTGACCCTGGAAGTACGTGACGCGCTGAACTCTGGTTCTGCGGGTACAGAAGATGAAGTTACTACCCCGGCAGCAGATAACGCCATTGCCGAAGCGGCAGAGCGCGTAACGGCTGAGACGAAGGGCAAAGTTCCGGTCATCAACCCGAACAGTATGGCGGCGCTGGGTATTGAAGTTGTCGATGTGCGTATCAAGCAGATCAACCTGCCGACCGAAGTGTCTGAAGCGATCTACAACCGTATGCGCGCCGAGCGTGAAGCGGTAGCACGTCGTCATCGTTCACAAGGTCAGGAAGAAGCAGAAAAACTGCGTGCGACTGCTGACTATGAAGTCACCAGAACGCTGGCAGAAGCAGAACGTCAGGGCCGTATCATGCGCGGTGAAGGTGATGCCGAAGCTGCCAAGCTGTTTGCAGACGCATTCAGCAAAGATCCGGACTTCTACGCATTCATCCGTAGCCTGCGTGCCTACGAGAATAGCTTCTCCGGTAATCAGGACGTGATGGTCATGAGCCCGGACAGCGATTTCTTCCGCTACATGAAGACGCCGAGCTCCGCGACACGTTAAGATAACGACTGCGGTACAGGTAAATAAAGCCACCGCATCCTCAGGGATGTCGGTGGTTTTCTTTTTCTATAAGGATAATGAATGAATTCGACAATCTGGCTGGCGCTTGCCCTGGTTTTGGTGCTGGAAGGTTTAGGGCCGATGCTTTACCCGCAGGCGTGGAAGAAGATGATCTCTGCGATGACCAATTTGCCCGATAATATTTTACGTCGTTTTGGTGGTGGACTTGTGGTTGCGGGCGTTGTGGTCTACTACATGTTGAGGAAAACGATTGGCTGAACAAAAAATAGACTGATTAAGGTCATTTTTGGATGCAAAAAGTGCTGTAACTCTGAAAAAGCGATGGTAGAATCCATTTTTAAGCAAACGGTGATTTTGAAAAATGGGTAACAACGTCGTCGTACTGGGCACCCAATGGGGTGACGAAGGTAAAGGTAAG
The DNA window shown above is from Escherichia sp. E4742 and carries:
- the hflK gene encoding FtsH protease activity modulator HflK; the protein is MAWNQPGNNGQDRDPWGSSKPGGNSEGNGNKGGRDQGPPDLDDIFRKLSKKLGGLGGGKGTGSGGGSSSQGPRPQLGGRVVTIAAAAIVIIWAASGFYTIKEAERGVVTRFGKFSHLVEPGLNWKPTFIDEVKPVNVEAVRELAASGVMLTSDENVVRVEMNVQYRVTNPEKYLYSVTSPDDSLRQATDSALRGVIGKYTMDRILTEGRTVIRSDTQRELEETIRPYDMGITLLDVNFQAARPPEEVKAAFDDAIAARENEQQYIREAEAYTNEVQPRANGQAQRILEEARAYKAQTILEAQGEVARFAKLLPEYKAAPEITRERLYIETMEKVLGNTRKVLVNDKGGNLMVLPLDQMLKGGNAPAAKSDNGASNLLRLPPASSSTTSGASNTSSTSQGDIMDQRRANAQRNDYQRQGE
- the hflC gene encoding protease modulator HflC; translated protein: MRKSVIAIIIIVLVVLYMSVFVVKEGERGITLRFGKVLRDDDNKPLVYEPGLHFKIPFIETVKMLDARIQTMDNQADRFVTKEKKDLIVDSYIKWRISDFSRYYLATGGGDISQAEVLLKRKFSDRLRSEIGRLDVKDIVTDSRGRLTLEVRDALNSGSAGTEDEVTTPAADNAIAEAAERVTAETKGKVPVINPNSMAALGIEVVDVRIKQINLPTEVSEAIYNRMRAEREAVARRHRSQGQEEAEKLRATADYEVTRTLAEAERQGRIMRGEGDAEAAKLFADAFSKDPDFYAFIRSLRAYENSFSGNQDVMVMSPDSDFFRYMKTPSSATR
- a CDS encoding DUF2065 domain-containing protein, which produces MNSTIWLALALVLVLEGLGPMLYPQAWKKMISAMTNLPDNILRRFGGGLVVAGVVVYYMLRKTIG